One region of Chloroflexota bacterium genomic DNA includes:
- a CDS encoding MFS transporter, translated as MATTAPSSASFFTLSWIAMSAFFVILFFNVGAANPPRAQLPVYVESALAGAPIVTSIVQSTFHVVFAAMLLVGGFLADRFRPKRTFVIGLLTPAVAGFLLIAQEVWQLVLVAALTGTFFALHAAGSRAYLVLAVPLKRMGLLGNLYELGFTLGAALGNAAVGVIAARSGFPLAGIVIVALGFLTALGAQLWLPSVTPKFESAEPITLGSYWQMVQRRSVQLLLLLRGLPTIYWATGQLVIGIQLLRLTGSPVAPALFYAVSLLAIGTTMMPVGWASDRWGSGLPVLASTVLVIIGAVLAAIFVNDVWGLVCGAFVGHLGAWWLSGLFPLLVAESGAHDEQGRLVAVTEMAWNIGAVVGALGAGALLTVHLSAPFLVAAWLNIPTLFIAMLVANGGHRLVTDKPVAALETG; from the coding sequence ATGGCAACTACGGCACCGTCGTCCGCGAGCTTCTTTACCCTCTCGTGGATTGCGATGTCCGCCTTCTTCGTCATCCTCTTCTTCAATGTCGGCGCTGCCAATCCGCCGCGCGCGCAACTGCCAGTCTACGTTGAGAGCGCGCTGGCAGGTGCGCCGATTGTCACCTCGATTGTTCAGTCGACGTTTCACGTCGTTTTTGCGGCGATGCTCTTGGTTGGCGGTTTTCTCGCCGACCGTTTCCGTCCCAAGCGAACGTTTGTCATCGGGTTGCTCACCCCTGCGGTTGCCGGATTCCTGTTGATCGCGCAGGAGGTCTGGCAACTCGTGCTTGTGGCGGCGCTCACGGGCACCTTCTTTGCGCTGCACGCGGCCGGCAGTCGCGCCTACCTCGTGCTGGCGGTGCCGCTCAAACGCATGGGACTGCTCGGCAACCTCTATGAGCTTGGATTCACGTTAGGCGCGGCTCTTGGCAATGCCGCCGTTGGCGTCATCGCCGCAAGGTCGGGCTTTCCACTCGCCGGCATTGTCATCGTAGCCTTGGGCTTCCTCACCGCCCTTGGCGCGCAGCTTTGGCTGCCGTCGGTTACGCCAAAGTTTGAGAGCGCTGAGCCCATTACTCTGGGGAGCTATTGGCAGATGGTGCAGCGCCGCTCAGTGCAACTCTTGCTTCTGCTGCGCGGTCTACCGACGATCTATTGGGCCACGGGGCAACTGGTGATTGGCATCCAACTCCTGCGCTTGACGGGGTCCCCCGTGGCGCCGGCGCTCTTCTATGCGGTGAGTCTGCTGGCAATCGGTACTACCATGATGCCGGTGGGCTGGGCCTCCGACCGGTGGGGCAGCGGCCTGCCGGTTCTCGCGTCTACGGTGCTCGTAATCATCGGGGCGGTATTGGCGGCCATATTCGTAAACGACGTCTGGGGACTTGTCTGTGGGGCTTTCGTTGGGCATTTGGGCGCGTGGTGGCTTTCCGGTCTCTTTCCGCTCCTGGTCGCCGAAAGCGGCGCGCACGATGAACAGGGCCGCCTCGTCGCCGTCACGGAGATGGCTTGGAACATTGGCGCGGTGGTGGGCGCTTTGGGAGCGGGAGCGCTCTTAACCGTTCACCTCAGCGCGCCGTTCCTGGTGGCGGCGTGGCTGAATATTCCCACGCTTTTCATTGCCATGCTCGTGGCGAACGGCGGACACCGGCTGGTGACCGACAAGCCCGTGGCGGCACTCGAAACCGGCTAG
- a CDS encoding MFS transporter, with protein MVAGLRARMGRFASWRSVVIMFGLLFVNLVFMSPAQGLIPVFVEKELEQPPFFTAIVVSMHTAVYGVMLLVGGVLADRLGAKWTLVLGFCGAIAVGLMLQMKTVWLLLVIAPVYGLLFSFMTTGSRTYLARALPLGQMGIGGAYYFLCLTISMAVGSAIGGLIADTWGFAKLGLIAITAGLVLVPLTAWLLPSVESGSEEPDSDESAEQRKAAFSDYLGLLRDPRILSLCGLRFCATYFYGTMNLLLVLQLFRLTDSVTFVGVYGSAILFIIGPTQLIIGWAADKYGRSGPVRMAAVFVLSGAVLITLFINDQWLLAASGLLANMGAWWFSGLYPKLVAEAGSAEEQGRLIAITEFFWAVGILAGTLISGTLVSVFLRLPFIVCVGVTIPMFLLAMLVARGYHRAPDSETVASG; from the coding sequence ATGGTTGCAGGCTTGCGCGCGCGCATGGGCCGGTTCGCCTCATGGCGGTCGGTCGTGATCATGTTCGGGCTCCTGTTCGTGAATCTCGTATTTATGAGTCCGGCGCAGGGCCTGATACCGGTTTTCGTTGAGAAAGAGCTGGAACAGCCGCCGTTCTTTACGGCGATCGTCGTTTCGATGCATACGGCCGTCTATGGCGTCATGCTGCTGGTCGGTGGCGTGCTGGCCGACCGGCTGGGCGCGAAGTGGACGCTGGTGCTGGGGTTCTGCGGCGCTATCGCCGTGGGTCTCATGCTGCAAATGAAGACTGTGTGGCTGCTGCTTGTCATTGCGCCGGTGTACGGCCTGCTCTTTTCGTTCATGACCACCGGCAGCCGCACGTATCTCGCACGCGCCCTGCCCTTGGGGCAGATGGGCATTGGTGGCGCATATTATTTCTTGTGCCTCACGATTTCCATGGCAGTGGGCAGCGCAATTGGCGGCTTGATTGCTGACACCTGGGGGTTTGCCAAGCTGGGCCTGATTGCCATCACTGCCGGTCTGGTGCTGGTGCCGCTCACGGCATGGTTGCTGCCTTCAGTCGAATCCGGTAGCGAAGAACCGGACTCTGATGAGAGTGCCGAACAGCGGAAGGCTGCGTTTTCGGACTACCTTGGGCTTCTGCGCGACCCAAGAATTCTCTCCCTGTGCGGACTGCGCTTCTGCGCTACTTACTTCTACGGCACTATGAACCTGCTGCTGGTGTTGCAGCTCTTCCGGCTCACGGATTCGGTTACGTTTGTGGGGGTTTACGGCAGCGCCATTCTCTTCATCATCGGTCCGACCCAGCTCATTATTGGCTGGGCTGCCGATAAGTACGGCCGGAGCGGGCCGGTTCGCATGGCAGCCGTTTTCGTGTTGAGTGGCGCGGTTCTCATCACACTCTTCATTAATGACCAGTGGTTGCTTGCCGCCAGCGGCTTGTTGGCAAACATGGGCGCGTGGTGGTTCTCCGGTCTCTATCCAAAACTCGTGGCGGAGGCCGGTTCGGCAGAGGAACAGGGCCGCCTCATTGCCATTACGGAGTTCTTCTGGGCGGTGGGCATTCTGGCGGGCACGCTCATTTCCGGCACGTTGGTGTCAGTGTTCCTGCGACTACCTTTTATCGTCTGCGTAGGGGTTACGATTCCTATGTTCCTCCTGGCCATGTTGGTGGCGCGGGGCTATCATCGCGCGCCTGATAGCGAGACCGTCGCGTCCGGCTGA
- a CDS encoding superinfection immunity protein: protein MESNSIPTVFLVIGLLLYFLPFSVALLRLHTGRTKIFFVNLLCGWTAIGWVVAMLMALDVINARKPL from the coding sequence ATGGAAAGCAATTCAATTCCTACTGTTTTTCTCGTGATTGGACTGCTACTCTACTTTCTCCCCTTCAGTGTGGCCTTGCTCCGGCTGCACACTGGCCGCACAAAGATATTCTTTGTGAATCTCCTGTGCGGCTGGACGGCTATAGGTTGGGTTGTTGCCATGCTCATGGCGCTGGATGTCATCAACGCTAGAAAGCCGCTGTAG
- a CDS encoding amidohydrolase family protein: MIIDVHVHSRLGPDPHGFQYLLEQAAALDVTLCVNSLSPKDGTGMSYDPGRDEVKRCNDWTAELAAAHPERIIPMWYLNPAHGDFACRELEERVAAYPGQQGVKLWVAVRCNDPRLDPIMRLCAKHKLPVLQHTWFKVTGNLPGESTPMDLRVLALRHPDVSFFWGHCGGDYEYGAKCARGLPNVYMDLGGGEAMNGYVELLVEHETANHIVFGSDAPGRSLVSQLAKVCGADLSEEEQDKILFRNAQALFDQQKPANGATS; encoded by the coding sequence ATGATCATCGACGTCCACGTTCACTCGCGGCTGGGGCCGGACCCGCATGGTTTTCAATACTTGCTGGAGCAGGCGGCAGCGCTGGACGTTACCCTCTGCGTGAACAGCTTGAGCCCCAAAGATGGTACCGGCATGTCGTACGATCCGGGAAGAGATGAAGTGAAGCGGTGTAACGATTGGACGGCCGAGCTGGCCGCCGCGCACCCGGAGCGCATCATCCCCATGTGGTACCTCAATCCCGCGCACGGCGACTTTGCCTGCCGAGAGCTTGAAGAGCGTGTGGCCGCTTACCCCGGCCAGCAAGGCGTGAAACTCTGGGTAGCGGTGCGCTGCAACGATCCGCGCCTGGATCCCATCATGCGCCTCTGCGCGAAACACAAACTGCCGGTGCTGCAGCACACATGGTTCAAGGTCACGGGTAACCTGCCCGGTGAGTCCACACCGATGGACCTCCGCGTGCTGGCGCTGCGGCATCCCGACGTGAGCTTCTTCTGGGGGCACTGCGGCGGCGATTACGAGTACGGCGCTAAGTGCGCCCGCGGATTACCCAACGTCTACATGGACCTGGGTGGCGGCGAGGCGATGAACGGCTATGTCGAATTGCTGGTGGAGCATGAGACCGCCAACCACATCGTCTTCGGCAGCGACGCGCCGGGGCGCTCATTGGTGTCCCAGCTTGCCAAGGTGTGCGGGGCGGATCTGAGCGAGGAAGAGCAGGACAAAATTCTCTTCCGCAATGCCCAAGCCCTCTTCGACCAACAGAAACCCGCCAACGGAGCAACGTCATGA
- a CDS encoding amidohydrolase family protein — protein sequence MIDANAYIGNWPFRQLRYTTHIALLDKMDALSIEKAVVSSLENVFYKDQLAGNRHLHSEVHHHADRLLPAFTINPMFPGWEEDLAICVREFGMRVMRLHPNYHQFALDSAEGAAVLAAARAHNFVVILTTGLEDTRHHHPLVKVPDVPSAQVAAAVSAFPDVRFLVAAERFTGINAVWSEATHTENLHFEISRVQGPVGDIEKLCRTMGADRVLLGTNLPLHVPEAATLAIAHANIAADARRMIEQENAARLFGL from the coding sequence ATGATCGATGCCAACGCGTACATTGGCAATTGGCCGTTCCGGCAACTACGCTACACGACACATATCGCGTTACTCGACAAGATGGACGCGCTCAGCATTGAGAAGGCCGTCGTGTCGTCGCTCGAAAACGTCTTCTATAAAGACCAGCTTGCCGGCAACCGCCACTTGCATTCCGAAGTGCACCACCACGCCGACCGGCTCCTCCCCGCTTTTACCATCAACCCGATGTTTCCCGGTTGGGAAGAAGACCTCGCCATCTGCGTGCGGGAATTCGGCATGCGGGTCATGCGGCTGCATCCCAACTACCACCAGTTCGCGCTGGACTCAGCGGAGGGCGCGGCGGTCCTGGCAGCGGCCCGGGCGCACAACTTTGTGGTAATTCTGACAACCGGATTGGAAGATACGCGCCATCACCACCCGCTCGTAAAGGTACCCGACGTGCCCAGCGCGCAGGTTGCGGCGGCAGTTTCAGCGTTTCCCGACGTGCGGTTTCTTGTCGCAGCAGAGAGATTCACGGGCATTAACGCCGTCTGGTCGGAGGCTACCCACACGGAAAACCTGCATTTCGAGATTTCCCGCGTGCAAGGGCCGGTGGGAGACATCGAGAAGCTCTGCAGAACAATGGGCGCCGACCGCGTGCTCCTCGGAACCAACCTGCCGCTGCACGTGCCCGAAGCCGCCACGCTGGCAATTGCGCATGCAAATATAGCCGCCGACGCACGCCGGATGATCGAGCAGGAAAATGCCGCGAGACTATTCGGCCTCTAG
- a CDS encoding Ldh family oxidoreductase — MPTVTADALRSIGYEFFTALGCRREDARIVTDHLVQSNLYGHDSHGVVRMEQYWRAVTEQQVVDPQAVPEIVREHPCTAVVDANNGFGQVGAVFATKLLIEKAQQYGIASVSLRNASHIGRVGEYPHMVAEAGMIGLIFVNAGRLGFQVAPFGGIDGRLGTNPLAFAAPRRADPPFFVDMTTSTVADGKIKVAANQGKPLPEGWIVDAAGNPSTDPSDYWDEPRGAVLPLGGPLGHKGTALSMMNEICGGGLSGQGMSAGDMRVDSNGVHMTAYDIAQFVEPEFFYDEIDTLVSHVKTSRPAAGVDEVLVASEPEYRAQREREQTGIPIDETTWEKLCAAARDVGLDPTTWQLT, encoded by the coding sequence GTGCCTACCGTTACCGCCGACGCTTTGCGCAGCATTGGCTACGAATTCTTCACCGCTCTGGGCTGCCGCCGGGAAGATGCCCGCATAGTCACTGATCACCTCGTGCAGTCCAACCTCTACGGCCATGACTCTCACGGCGTCGTACGCATGGAACAGTATTGGCGCGCAGTAACGGAACAGCAGGTTGTCGACCCGCAAGCCGTACCGGAGATTGTGCGCGAACATCCCTGCACAGCGGTGGTGGACGCCAACAACGGGTTTGGTCAGGTGGGCGCGGTCTTTGCCACCAAGCTCTTGATAGAGAAGGCGCAACAGTACGGCATAGCCAGTGTCTCGCTGCGAAATGCGAGCCACATCGGCAGAGTCGGGGAGTATCCGCACATGGTGGCAGAGGCCGGCATGATCGGCCTGATCTTTGTCAATGCCGGGAGACTGGGCTTTCAAGTAGCGCCGTTCGGTGGCATCGACGGCCGTCTCGGGACGAATCCGCTGGCCTTTGCGGCGCCACGGCGCGCCGATCCGCCATTCTTTGTGGACATGACCACCTCTACTGTCGCTGACGGCAAGATCAAAGTGGCCGCCAACCAGGGCAAGCCGCTGCCTGAGGGCTGGATTGTGGATGCGGCAGGCAACCCCAGCACCGATCCCAGCGACTATTGGGACGAACCGCGCGGTGCTGTGCTCCCGCTGGGCGGTCCCCTAGGGCACAAAGGCACTGCGCTGAGCATGATGAATGAAATCTGCGGCGGCGGGCTGAGCGGCCAGGGTATGTCCGCCGGCGACATGCGCGTGGATAGCAACGGTGTGCACATGACGGCCTATGACATCGCCCAGTTTGTGGAACCTGAGTTCTTCTATGATGAGATTGACACGCTCGTCAGCCACGTAAAGACGAGCCGCCCGGCAGCCGGTGTCGATGAGGTTTTGGTTGCCAGCGAACCGGAGTACCGTGCACAACGCGAGCGCGAGCAGACGGGAATCCCCATCGACGAAACTACATGGGAGAAGCTCTGTGCCGCCGCCCGCGACGTGGGCTTGGACCCAACCACCTGGCAACTCACCTAG
- a CDS encoding Ldh family oxidoreductase has translation MPTVTADALRRIGYDFFAAVGCRPADARIVTDHLVQSNLFGHDSHGVVHMERYGRAVWEEQRVDPRAVPDIVREYPCTAVVDANGGFGQVGATFATNLLIQKAQQYGVASVSLRDTSHIGRLSAYPLMVAQAGMIGLIFVNAGRMGFQVAPFGGIDGRLGTNPLAFASPRRADTPLFVDMSTSTVADGKIYIAANQGKPVPEGWFVDAEGNPSTNPHDYFGEPRGAVLPLGGPLGHKGFALSLMMEICGGGMSGQGMSQGDMRFSSNGVLITAYDIAQFTDPEAFYAEVEALVSHVKSSRTAPGVDEILVPGEPEFRTERERGQTGIPIDDTTWEKLCAAARELGLEPDTWELASRDAAD, from the coding sequence GTGCCTACCGTCACCGCTGATGCTTTGCGCCGTATTGGCTACGACTTCTTCGCCGCCGTGGGCTGCCGCCCCGCTGACGCCCGAATTGTCACCGATCACCTGGTGCAGTCCAACCTCTTCGGCCATGATTCCCATGGTGTCGTGCACATGGAAAGGTATGGGCGCGCCGTCTGGGAGGAACAACGTGTTGACCCGCGAGCAGTACCGGACATCGTGCGTGAATATCCCTGCACCGCGGTGGTGGATGCCAATGGTGGGTTCGGTCAGGTGGGCGCGACCTTCGCCACCAACCTCTTGATACAAAAGGCGCAGCAGTACGGCGTGGCCAGTGTCTCACTGCGCGATACGAGTCACATTGGCAGGTTGAGCGCGTATCCACTCATGGTGGCGCAGGCCGGCATGATCGGCCTGATCTTCGTCAATGCCGGTCGGATGGGCTTTCAGGTGGCGCCTTTTGGCGGCATCGACGGTCGCCTGGGCACGAATCCGCTGGCTTTCGCGTCGCCCCGGCGCGCCGACACACCGCTTTTTGTGGACATGAGCACATCCACGGTCGCCGACGGCAAGATTTACATCGCCGCCAATCAAGGCAAGCCGGTGCCAGAGGGATGGTTTGTCGATGCGGAGGGCAACCCCAGCACGAACCCGCATGACTATTTTGGCGAACCGCGCGGGGCCGTGCTTCCGCTGGGCGGTCCCCTGGGGCACAAAGGCTTTGCGCTCAGCTTGATGATGGAGATTTGCGGGGGAGGAATGAGCGGTCAGGGCATGTCCCAAGGCGACATGCGCTTTAGCAGTAACGGCGTCCTCATTACGGCCTACGATATCGCGCAGTTCACCGATCCGGAGGCATTCTACGCTGAGGTGGAAGCCCTGGTCAGCCACGTCAAGTCTAGCCGCACCGCGCCCGGCGTGGATGAGATTCTGGTTCCTGGCGAACCGGAATTCCGCACGGAGCGCGAACGCGGGCAGACGGGAATCCCCATCGACGACACCACCTGGGAAAAGCTCTGCGCCGCGGCCCGGGAATTGGGCTTGGAACCAGACACTTGGGAACTCGCCTCGCGTGACGCCGCAGACTGA
- a CDS encoding Ldh family oxidoreductase, giving the protein MPTVTADALRRIGQAFFIALGCRPDDAQIVADHLVQSSLYGHDSHGILRMYEYARAVDEGRVQPQGTPEIVSERACTAVIDANNGFGQVGATLATKLAIEKARQYGLASVALRRASHIGRAGAYPIMIAQAGLIGVAYVNYGRLGIQVAPFGGIDGRLATNPLAFAAPRRSHPPIMVDMTTSTVADGKIRLATNLGKPLPEGWIIDGDGNPSTDPQDYWDEPRGAILPLGGPLGHKGYALSMMVELCAGGLSGQGMAAGDSRAPANAFLLTAYDIGHFTDMDFFYDEVEALVKHVKPSRTAPGVDEILVPGEPEFRTERKRQRNGIPIDDTTWEKVCASARDIGLDPTAWEPA; this is encoded by the coding sequence GTGCCGACCGTTACCGCTGACGCCCTGCGCCGCATCGGCCAAGCATTCTTCATCGCACTCGGCTGTCGTCCCGATGATGCGCAGATTGTGGCCGACCATCTGGTGCAATCGAGCCTCTACGGCCATGACTCCCACGGCATTTTGCGCATGTATGAGTATGCGCGCGCCGTGGACGAAGGGCGCGTCCAACCCCAGGGAACGCCCGAGATCGTGAGCGAACGCGCCTGCACGGCGGTGATTGACGCCAACAACGGGTTTGGGCAGGTGGGCGCGACTCTTGCCACAAAGTTGGCCATAGAGAAGGCGCGGCAGTACGGCCTGGCGAGTGTCGCACTGCGCAGAGCGAGCCACATCGGCAGAGCGGGAGCCTACCCCATCATGATTGCCCAGGCCGGCCTCATTGGCGTGGCCTACGTCAATTACGGCCGTTTAGGCATCCAAGTTGCGCCGTTCGGCGGCATAGACGGCCGCCTGGCGACGAATCCATTGGCTTTTGCCGCGCCGCGCCGTTCCCACCCGCCCATCATGGTGGACATGACAACGAGCACGGTCGCCGACGGCAAGATTCGCCTGGCAACTAATCTCGGCAAGCCGCTGCCGGAAGGGTGGATCATCGATGGAGATGGCAATCCGAGCACCGATCCGCAGGACTATTGGGACGAACCGCGCGGCGCAATCTTGCCGCTGGGCGGTCCACTCGGCCACAAAGGCTATGCGCTGAGCATGATGGTAGAGCTCTGCGCCGGGGGCCTCAGCGGTCAAGGCATGGCTGCCGGCGACTCGCGCGCGCCTGCGAACGCCTTCCTGCTTACCGCCTACGACATCGGGCACTTCACGGACATGGACTTCTTCTACGACGAGGTGGAAGCTCTGGTCAAACACGTCAAGCCGAGCCGGACTGCGCCCGGCGTCGATGAAATACTGGTTCCCGGTGAGCCGGAATTCCGTACCGAGCGCAAACGCCAACGCAACGGCATTCCCATAGACGACACCACGTGGGAGAAAGTCTGCGCCTCAGCGCGTGACATCGGCCTCGACCCAACCGCCTGGGAACCCGCCTAG
- a CDS encoding MBL fold metallo-hydrolase, with protein sequence MRVETFVRGPLLNNVYLLWDEHSNEAAIIDPGIQSDDLLQNIQDLQLNLRYVLNTHRHFDHVDNDEFYREQTGAPIVLHQDDAAMLKDQLGIEPDMLLQGGEELALGGLTIRTLHTPGHSAGGMCFLVEDHLFAGDTLFAGSVGRSDFEDSDGELLLKVIAEKILPLPDATRVLPGHGDETTVGAERAGNPFLQGFVG encoded by the coding sequence ATGAGGGTGGAGACTTTCGTCCGGGGTCCGCTGCTAAACAACGTCTACCTCCTCTGGGACGAGCACAGCAACGAAGCGGCCATCATCGATCCCGGCATCCAGAGCGACGATCTGCTACAGAACATCCAGGACCTGCAACTAAACCTGCGCTATGTTCTCAACACTCATCGCCACTTCGATCACGTCGACAACGATGAATTCTACCGTGAGCAGACCGGCGCTCCCATCGTATTGCACCAAGACGACGCGGCCATGCTCAAAGACCAGCTAGGGATTGAACCGGACATGCTGCTGCAGGGCGGCGAGGAATTGGCGTTGGGCGGCCTTACCATCCGGACACTCCACACGCCCGGCCATTCCGCAGGCGGGATGTGCTTCCTGGTGGAGGACCACCTGTTTGCGGGCGATACGCTGTTTGCCGGCTCGGTAGGCAGGAGTGACTTCGAGGATAGCGACGGTGAACTGCTGCTAAAGGTCATCGCAGAGAAGATCCTGCCGCTGCCGGACGCGACCCGCGTTCTCCCCGGTCACGGCGATGAGACTACCGTCGGCGCAGAACGCGCCGGCAATCCCTTCCTACAGGGGTTTGTGGGGTAG
- a CDS encoding molybdenum cofactor biosynthesis protein MoaB: protein MECAVITVSDTRTELDDKSGAIIQSMLQEAGHEIVGYRLVKNNAQQITQALTHMLASRARFVMLTGGTGPGTRDITVETVQSLLEKELTGFGELFRILSYEEIGAATILSRATAGRIGNKFVVCCPGSSGAVRLALNEILIPELAHILREMNR, encoded by the coding sequence ATAGAGTGCGCGGTGATCACGGTCAGCGACACGCGCACGGAGCTCGACGACAAGTCCGGCGCGATCATCCAGTCTATGCTGCAGGAGGCCGGCCACGAGATCGTCGGTTACCGGTTGGTCAAGAATAATGCCCAGCAGATTACGCAGGCGCTCACCCACATGCTGGCAAGCCGGGCGCGCTTCGTGATGCTCACCGGCGGCACAGGTCCGGGCACGCGGGATATCACGGTCGAGACCGTGCAATCCCTGCTGGAGAAAGAGCTAACGGGCTTCGGCGAGCTCTTCCGCATCTTGAGTTACGAGGAAATCGGCGCCGCGACCATTCTCAGCCGTGCCACTGCCGGCCGCATCGGCAACAAATTTGTCGTCTGCTGCCCCGGATCCTCGGGCGCCGTGCGTCTGGCGCTGAACGAGATACTCATTCCCGAACTGGCGCACATTCTCCGCGAAATGAACCGGTGA
- a CDS encoding MBL fold metallo-hydrolase, translating to MRILFLGTGAAEGYPALFCECAHCTAARARGGRNLRRRSALMVNDDLLIDIGPDFVAGMHATGANFGRVATLLITHAHGDHFHLPNLYMRRSNFCATTPAQLEVFGTPPTTEATKAEASARNLSEEEFRLRLNTIQPGDSWQTGRYRVTAFPAAHAEELIPVFFAIEEGDRTLLYASDTGPFPDETWRQLQAFRFDCAVIESTMGIGPPGTHHLSMEQCAEHHQRLEDEGLLRPGARRFATHFSHNRTPPYLECVEFFAPHGIEPAYDGLVVQV from the coding sequence ATGCGCATACTCTTCCTCGGTACAGGAGCTGCTGAAGGCTATCCGGCGCTTTTTTGCGAATGCGCGCATTGTACTGCGGCGCGGGCGCGCGGCGGACGTAACCTGCGGCGGCGCTCGGCGCTCATGGTGAATGACGACCTCCTGATAGATATCGGCCCCGACTTTGTAGCCGGCATGCATGCGACCGGCGCGAATTTCGGCCGCGTCGCTACCCTGCTCATCACCCATGCCCACGGCGACCACTTTCATCTGCCCAATCTCTACATGCGTCGGAGCAACTTCTGCGCTACGACACCCGCGCAGTTGGAAGTCTTTGGCACTCCTCCCACGACGGAAGCGACGAAAGCTGAGGCCTCAGCGCGCAATCTCTCCGAAGAGGAGTTTCGTCTGCGGCTCAACACCATCCAACCCGGTGATTCCTGGCAGACCGGGCGCTACCGGGTCACCGCGTTCCCAGCGGCACACGCAGAGGAACTCATACCGGTGTTCTTTGCCATCGAAGAGGGTGACCGGACGCTACTCTACGCATCTGACACCGGCCCTTTCCCCGACGAAACCTGGCGGCAACTCCAAGCATTCCGTTTCGACTGCGCAGTCATCGAATCGACAATGGGCATCGGCCCGCCGGGCACGCACCATCTCTCTATGGAGCAGTGCGCCGAACACCATCAAAGGCTGGAAGATGAGGGCTTGCTGCGTCCCGGGGCACGCCGTTTCGCCACGCACTTCTCCCATAACCGGACGCCACCCTATCTGGAATGCGTGGAGTTCTTTGCGCCGCACGGCATCGAGCCCGCGTACGATGGCTTGGTCGTGCAGGTGTAG
- a CDS encoding extracellular solute-binding protein yields MSISRRKLLSALSSLPALPLLAACGNSLPDSIRPGGEANVPTVHVVAPNITLISATNLIRAIQAWNGGEIDPAGPGERFRISLQIVKAREDGGVTASGSPPTWTYFRRGIDAEAAAGRPADVAMLTGGIFTLPGIASPFFAPLNDFIQRDPGFLNEFVTPAVDATTFGGRIQAVPTVLGAGVMAWRPDRFDDTDLPPPPAKWTWNDLAALGQDFMTAARARNKDDWWAIGEGLHSALWAHLMAQSGGGVLNMEEGRLSLNSDKTRAALQWWRDLAYTHRIMPTGADMSFFDMTRLAPRKRAAFHHAMVYSGENIGGGWKVQHSPSFAGNANSSLYVMDVMGIHGKSVQTELAYQAIKALAPYVSLRSMVPAWIPALKHVENPSGERPELALVEDRVPVVLEALRNGLGTTTLPWTEVGTLLTRNLIEPLYTDELDVAAATERATRAVANALPGVLV; encoded by the coding sequence ATGAGCATTTCGCGACGGAAACTTCTAAGTGCACTAAGCTCGCTGCCGGCGCTGCCGCTGCTGGCGGCATGTGGCAACAGTCTGCCGGATTCCATCCGACCCGGCGGCGAGGCCAACGTGCCGACGGTACACGTGGTCGCGCCGAACATTACCCTCATCTCTGCCACCAACCTCATCCGCGCCATCCAGGCCTGGAACGGCGGCGAAATTGATCCTGCCGGCCCTGGTGAGCGATTTCGCATCTCTTTGCAGATAGTTAAGGCACGCGAAGACGGCGGCGTCACGGCCAGCGGCAGCCCGCCGACGTGGACGTATTTTCGCCGCGGCATTGACGCCGAGGCCGCTGCCGGACGTCCGGCGGACGTTGCCATGCTCACCGGCGGCATCTTCACACTGCCCGGCATTGCCAGCCCGTTCTTTGCGCCGCTCAACGACTTTATACAGCGCGACCCGGGCTTTCTCAACGAGTTTGTGACCCCAGCCGTGGACGCCACGACGTTCGGAGGGCGCATCCAAGCGGTGCCAACGGTGTTGGGCGCCGGCGTGATGGCCTGGAGGCCGGACCGGTTTGACGATACCGACCTGCCGCCACCTCCCGCGAAATGGACCTGGAATGACCTCGCAGCGCTGGGACAAGATTTCATGACCGCGGCGCGTGCGCGCAACAAGGACGACTGGTGGGCCATCGGCGAGGGTCTTCACTCGGCACTGTGGGCGCACCTCATGGCCCAGTCCGGCGGGGGCGTGCTGAACATGGAGGAGGGTCGGCTGAGCCTCAATTCCGATAAGACTCGTGCGGCGCTCCAGTGGTGGCGGGATCTAGCCTACACGCACCGCATCATGCCGACGGGCGCCGACATGTCCTTCTTTGACATGACGCGCTTGGCGCCGCGCAAGCGGGCAGCATTCCATCACGCCATGGTCTATTCCGGCGAAAATATCGGCGGCGGCTGGAAAGTGCAGCACTCGCCGTCCTTTGCCGGCAACGCTAACAGCTCGCTCTACGTGATGGACGTCATGGGCATTCACGGCAAGTCGGTGCAAACCGAGTTGGCCTACCAGGCCATCAAGGCGCTCGCGCCCTATGTGTCGTTGCGCTCGATGGTGCCGGCTTGGATTCCCGCCCTCAAACACGTTGAAAACCCCTCCGGCGAACGGCCGGAGCTCGCGTTGGTCGAAGATCGCGTGCCGGTGGTCTTGGAGGCGCTGCGCAATGGGCTGGGTACGACGACGTTGCCCTGGACGGAGGTAGGCACGCTGCTCACCAGAAACCTCATCGAGCCGCTCTACACCGATGAACTCGACGTCGCCGCCGCTACCGAACGCGCCACCCGCGCTGTCGCCAACGCCTTGCCGGGGGTGCTAGTGTAG